In the Perca flavescens isolate YP-PL-M2 chromosome 20, PFLA_1.0, whole genome shotgun sequence genome, one interval contains:
- the LOC114546402 gene encoding protein max isoform X1, whose product MSENDDIEVDSDADKRAHHNALERKRRDHIKDSFHGLRDSVPALQGEKSSVKQASRAQILDKATEYIQYMRRKNHTHQQDIDDLKKQNALLEQQVRALEKAKGNNQLQTNYSSDSSLYTNRKGSAVSAFDGGSDSSSESEPDEPPNRKKLRVEPS is encoded by the exons ATGAGCGAAAACGATGACATCGAAGTCGACAGCGAT GCAGACAAGCGAGCCCATCACAATGCGCTTGAGCGCAAACGCAGGGACCACATTAAAGACAGCTTTCATGGTTTACGAGATTCCGTGCCTGCTTTACAAGGGGAGAAG AGTTCTGTCAAACAGGCTTCCCGAGCACAGATTCTAGACAAAGCCACCGAGTACATCCAGTACATGAGGCGAAAAAACCATACCCACCAGCAAGACATTGATGACTTAAAGAAGCAGAATGCACTGTTGGAGCAGCAGG TTCGTGCACTGGAGAAGGCGAAGGGGAACAATCAGCTCCAGACAAACTACTCTTCTGACAGCAGCTTGTACACAAACCGCAAAGGCAGCGCGGTGTCCGCCTTTGACGGCGGGTCCGACTCCAGCTCTGAATCGGAGCCGGACGAGCCGCCCAACAGAAAGAAGCTGCGCGTGGAGCCCAGCTAG
- the LOC114546402 gene encoding protein max isoform X2, translated as MSENDDIEVDSDADKRAHHNALERKRRDHIKDSFHGLRDSVPALQGEKASRAQILDKATEYIQYMRRKNHTHQQDIDDLKKQNALLEQQVRALEKAKGNNQLQTNYSSDSSLYTNRKGSAVSAFDGGSDSSSESEPDEPPNRKKLRVEPS; from the exons ATGAGCGAAAACGATGACATCGAAGTCGACAGCGAT GCAGACAAGCGAGCCCATCACAATGCGCTTGAGCGCAAACGCAGGGACCACATTAAAGACAGCTTTCATGGTTTACGAGATTCCGTGCCTGCTTTACAAGGGGAGAAG GCTTCCCGAGCACAGATTCTAGACAAAGCCACCGAGTACATCCAGTACATGAGGCGAAAAAACCATACCCACCAGCAAGACATTGATGACTTAAAGAAGCAGAATGCACTGTTGGAGCAGCAGG TTCGTGCACTGGAGAAGGCGAAGGGGAACAATCAGCTCCAGACAAACTACTCTTCTGACAGCAGCTTGTACACAAACCGCAAAGGCAGCGCGGTGTCCGCCTTTGACGGCGGGTCCGACTCCAGCTCTGAATCGGAGCCGGACGAGCCGCCCAACAGAAAGAAGCTGCGCGTGGAGCCCAGCTAG
- the LOC114546401 gene encoding ras-related protein Rab-15 isoform X2, with translation MQVVCCLLGQLLMLGDSGVGKTCVLRRFTESEFDPSHISTIGVDFKMKTLELDGIRVRVQIWDTAGQERYHTITKQYYRRAQGIIFVYDITSKSSFQHLVKWASDVDEYAQDKVQRILVGNKCDEELRRQVTKDQGNKLAETYGMEFFETSAFNSMNICESFTRVTELVLQAHKRDMDNLLGSLDDYLEKAILEEEESEGTDNNAHKTCIC, from the exons ATGCAGGTTGTATGCTGCCTTCTGGGACA GTTGCTCATGCTCGGAGACTCGGGGGTCGGGAAGACGTGCGTGTTGCGAAGGTTCACAGAAAGTGAATTTGATCCTTCACATATTTCCACCATCG gagtagattttaaaatgaaaacactagAACTAGATGGAATCAGGGTGCGAGTACAGATATG GGACACGGCAGGTCAGGAACGTTATCACACCATCACCAAACAGTACTACAGGCGTGCACAG GGTATCATCTTTGTATACGACATCACAAGCAAGTCATCCTTTCAGCACCTAGTGAAGTGGGCCAGTGATGTGGATGAA TATGCCCAAGACAAGGTGCAAAGGATCTTGGTAGGAAACAAGTGTGATGAGGAGCTCAGGAGGCAGGTGACAAAGGACCAAGGAAACAAG CTAGCAGAAACCTATGGGATGGAGTTCTTTGAGACCAGCGCCTTCAACAGCATGAACATCTGTGAG TCCTTCACTCGCGTGACAGAACTGGTGCTGCAGGCTCACAAGAGAGACATGGACAACTTGTTGGGATCACTGGATGATTATCTGGAGAAGGCCATTTtggaagaagaggagagtgAAGGCACCGACAACAACGCTCACAAGACCTGCATCTGTTAG
- the LOC114546401 gene encoding ras-related protein Rab-15 isoform X1 — translation MTNLQIPSIEVRLSEGHWRQHTAVSQSYMEESCFLLHFRFLVMAKQYDFLFRLLMLGDSGVGKTCVLRRFTESEFDPSHISTIGVDFKMKTLELDGIRVRVQIWDTAGQERYHTITKQYYRRAQGIIFVYDITSKSSFQHLVKWASDVDEYAQDKVQRILVGNKCDEELRRQVTKDQGNKLAETYGMEFFETSAFNSMNICESFTRVTELVLQAHKRDMDNLLGSLDDYLEKAILEEEESEGTDNNAHKTCIC, via the exons ATGACTAATTTACAAATCCCGAGTATAGAAGTACGATTGTCCGAGGGGCACTGGAGGCAGCACACTGCAGTGAGCCAAAGCTACATGGAAGAGTCATGTTTTCTTCTACATTTTAGGTTTTTGGTCATGGCTAAACAGTACGACTTTTTGTTCAGGTTGCTCATGCTCGGAGACTCGGGGGTCGGGAAGACGTGCGTGTTGCGAAGGTTCACAGAAAGTGAATTTGATCCTTCACATATTTCCACCATCG gagtagattttaaaatgaaaacactagAACTAGATGGAATCAGGGTGCGAGTACAGATATG GGACACGGCAGGTCAGGAACGTTATCACACCATCACCAAACAGTACTACAGGCGTGCACAG GGTATCATCTTTGTATACGACATCACAAGCAAGTCATCCTTTCAGCACCTAGTGAAGTGGGCCAGTGATGTGGATGAA TATGCCCAAGACAAGGTGCAAAGGATCTTGGTAGGAAACAAGTGTGATGAGGAGCTCAGGAGGCAGGTGACAAAGGACCAAGGAAACAAG CTAGCAGAAACCTATGGGATGGAGTTCTTTGAGACCAGCGCCTTCAACAGCATGAACATCTGTGAG TCCTTCACTCGCGTGACAGAACTGGTGCTGCAGGCTCACAAGAGAGACATGGACAACTTGTTGGGATCACTGGATGATTATCTGGAGAAGGCCATTTtggaagaagaggagagtgAAGGCACCGACAACAACGCTCACAAGACCTGCATCTGTTAG
- the gpx2 gene encoding glutathione peroxidase 2, whose translation MTFIAKTFYDLRATTLEGDSVDFNVFRGRVVLIENVASLUGTTSRDFSELNQLQSKYPHRLVVLGFPCNQFGYQENCSNGEILSSLQHVRPGCGFQPSFTIFEKCVVNGTNTHPVFAYLKDKLPYPDDDPTSLMQDPKFLVWSPISRTDISWNFEKFLIGPEGEPFKRYSKMFPTIDIEPDIQRLLRLTKT comes from the exons ATGACGTTCATCGCCAAGACCTTCTACGACCTGAGAGCCACCACGCTGGAGGGAGACTCGGTGGATTTCAACGTGTTTCGGGGCCGGGTGGTCCTGATAGAGAATGTGGCCTCGCTCTGAGGCACCACCTCCCGGGACTTCAGTGAGCTCAACCAGCTTCAGAGCAAGTACCCTCATCGGCTGGTGGTCCTGGGTTTCCCCTGTAACCAGTTCGGCTATCAG GAGAACTGCAGCAATGGTGAGATCTTGAGTTCCCTGCAGCATGTGCGTCCAGGCTGCGGCTTTCAGCCCAGCTTTACCATCTTTGAGAAGTGTGTTGTCAACGGGACAAACACACATCCCGTCTTTGCCTATCTTAAAGACAAGCTCCCCTATCCCGATGATGACCCCACCTCCCTCATGCAGGACCCCAAATTTCTGGTTTGGAGTCCCATCAGCAGGACGGACATCTCTTGGAACTTTGAGAAATTCCTCATCGGGCCAGAGGGAGAGCCCTTTAAAAGATACAGCAAAATGTTTCCCACCATTGACATAGAGCCTGACATTCAAAGACTGTTAAGATTAACCAAGACCTAA